The Spirochaetota bacterium sequence ATAATATGCCAGTGCACGATCAATATCAGATAAATTATGTATTTGCTTGGTTTGTGATTGCAGAGATTCAAGACATTTATTTAAAGCTTTATTAATATTTTCAGGCAAGTATGCATTATTCATGGTCCTTTCTCCAGAGAAGAAAATCGATAAACTGGTTTAATTGTGAAAGTTCTTCGTTGTTCAAACGTTTTATTTTATATATAAGCAAATATATTTTTTCATCAGAAATTTCATTACAATTATTTTCTGAAAGCGATTCCTCATCAAGAAAATATGAAACTGGTTTTTCAAGATAATTGGCAATTTCTTCAATTTGATGAAAATATACCCTTCTTTTACCTAATTCATAATTAGACAATGCTGCCTGGGTAATGCCAAGCATTTTTGCAAGTTCAAGCTGTGTAATACCCTTTTCTTCACGGGCTAACTGTATCTTTTTCCCTATTTCTTTAAATGCCATAATAATTTACTATTGAGCATTCAACTTGATGATATGTAACATTTTAAAATATCCAAAAATTATTCATAAATTCAGTAAAGCATATTTTTAATTATTAAAAAATTCAAGAAATTCATTGACAAATATAACAATTATAACAGAAATATAACAAAATGTTATATTTTGATTTAAACAATTACTATAAATTTAATTATTTTGTGATGCGATAGTAACTTATGCAAACAAAAACAAGCTACAAAACAAAATAATATAATCTCTGGAGGCGTATATGTTTGATTTCATAATGACAGATGAGCAAATAAAATTGCGAGATGAGGCACGAGATTTTGTAAAATGGGTCCCACGTGAAATGATTCTGGATATGGATGCAGAAAAGATTCATTTTCCAAAAGAATTTTTAAAAGAAGCCGGGAGGAGGAATCTTTTAGGAATACGTTTGCCAAAACAATATGGTGGCAGAGGGCTCAAATGGGTAGATGATTGTATCGTAGCAGAAGAAATAGGTGTTGCCAGTTATTCTCTGGCATGTTTGTGGGGTGTAGGTGCCGATATTGTATGCGAGGCGATAGTTGAATTTGGCAATGAGGAATTAAAACAAGAAGTTGTTGTTCCCCTTCTCAAGGGTGATGTATATGCAGCAGAGTGTTTGACTGAACCGCGAGGCGGGTCAGATTTTTTTGGTGCAACAACTATCGCCAAAAAAGATGGAAGTGATTGGATAATTACTGGCCAAAAGCGATTTATAGTTGGTGCAGAAGGTGCTGACTGGTTTATGGTATATGCCGTAACAAATCCAGAAGGAAAGCCACATGAGCGCCTTACCTGTTTTATGGTTCCCAGAACAAGAGGTGTTGAAACAAAGTATATCTATGGGTTGATGGGAGTACGCGGTGGCGGTGCTGGAAGATTAATTTTAAATGAGGTAAGAGTACCAGAACGATATGCATTAAATGGCATCAATGGTGGTTTTGATGTGTTTGTAAAAAATATGATACCTGAACGATTAGGAACAGCAGCAATGACAATAGGCAGTGTTAGACCAGCTGTGGAAATAGCTACACGGTATACATCAATGCGAAAAGCATTTGGTCAACCTATTGCTAATTTTGAAGCTGTTGGATTCAAAGTAGCCGATAGTGTGATGCTTCTTGATGCAACACGGTCATTGGTATATAGTACCGCTTTGGCAATAGATTCGGGTAAAGTTCATCCCGGAAGAATCAGAAGAATGGTATCAGAATCAAAGAAGTTTGTAACTGAATCCGCCTGGACTATTGCCAATAATTGTATGCAGGTTATGGGAGGTATTGGTTATACAAACGTTTATCCTATTGAAAGGATTGTGCGTGACATTCGCCTTTCAATGATATGGGTTGGCACTAACGAAATAATGGATCTAATTATTCAAAATGAATGGTACAAAGAATATTTCAAAGTAATTTCTAAAGAAAATATTCGTGATGTTGAACAGGATGCACCAGGTGCTGATCAGATAGAGGAAAAAGTATACGAATAAAAATAATATAAATTGTGTAGCTATCTCTGTTCAACGCAGTGATAGCTACACATATATTATAATTCATCGTTTATCATACTAATCAATTCACGTACATCTTCTATATCATGTTCTACTTGATTCCAGTTAATTCGCCTACCCTCCTCTTTTGCTTTTTTATACCGCATCTTTAATGTTGCAAGCATCTGCGATATTATGTCAATTTCAGATTCTATGTTATCAGCTCTTTCTATAGGGCTGTATTGTGCATATTCAGATTTTAACGTGTCACAATCGATTATCTCTCCCCAATGTGGTACATACACTGTGTAACCAAATCTGTTGCGGACTTCATCTGCAAAAGCTGTTGATGCTTTTTCTTCACCATGTATCACAAAAACCTTAAGAGCAGGGTTTTTAATATGGCTCATCCACTCTAGCAAGCCCTCTTTATCAGCATGTGCTGAAAATCCGCCAATAGTGTATATTTTGGCTCGTACAGCTACATTTTCGCCATAAATTTTTACAAGTTGTGCACCATCGATAATTCTACGACCCAATGTGCCTTCGGCCTGATATCCAACAAATACAACTGAAGACTCGGGCTTGTACAGGTTATTTAAAAGATGATGTTTGATTCTTCCTGCAGTGCACATACCGCTTGCTGCAATGATTATCGCACCCTTTGCATTAGTATTTAACCACTTAGATTCTTCCACCGTCTGTACAAAATGAAGATTAGGAAAATCAAGAGGGCTATCGCCTGATTTAAGAAGTGATTTCATTTCATCATCAAAACAATCCTGGTTATTCATGAATATCTCAGTAGCTGATGTTGCAAGTGGTGAATCCAAATATACCGGTATTGGAGGTATTTCCCCTTTTTTTACAAGTTGCGCTATTGTATACAAAATTTCTTGAGTTCGTTCTATAGCAAATGCTGGAATAATAATATTACCTTTCTTATTATATGAATCAAGTATAACATGTTTTAATTCATTATAGGTATCTTCTTTACTTTTATGCAATCTGTCACCATATGTTGATTCAATAAGAAGAATATCAGCATACTCTGGAAGTTCAGGGTCTTTAATTATGGCCTGATTTTTTTGCCCAATATCACCGGAAAAAACAATAACTTTCTCTTTAGAATTATCTTGTATATGCATTTCAATAAACGAAGAGCCTAATATGTGTCCGGCATCGTTAAATCGTACTTTAATTTGAGGGTGAATGGATATTGTATCATGATAGTTAACTGGATTGAAATATTGTAAACATTGTTCTGCATCTTCTGAAGTGTATATGGGTTGGATAAATTCACGACCAAGTTTTTTTCTTTTTTTGTTTATTATCTCTGCATCCTGTTCTTGAATTCGGGCACTATCTGGCAACATTATTGTGGCTAATTGACAGGTTGCTTTTGTTGCATAGATTGGTTTTCTGAATCCTTCTTTTACAAGTTTAGGAATAAGCCCACTATGGTCAATATGTGCATGGGTAAGAAGTAAGCAATCTATCTGTGGTGGAGCATATATAAGGTTTAAGTAATTGCGTTCACGTAGTTCCCTTGTACCTTGAAACATCCCGCAATCAACCATAACGGTAAAATTGCTACTTTTAACAATAAATGATGAACCCGTAACTGTACGTGCACCACCAACAAATTCAATTTTCATATTATTTTCCTTAAAATTATATTCTGACATCACTCTGTATCATACCATCGATAAGTGTAATTACTCGCTGGGTTTTTGATGCTATATACTGATCGTGTGTAACAATAACCACTGTAGTACCCGTCTCATGACAACTTTTAAATAATAAATCAATTAATAAATCCGAGTTTTTTCTATCTAAATTACCTGTTGGTTCATCAGCTAGTATAATGTCAGGATGTGTAATGAGAGCACGAGCTACGGCAATACGCTGACATTCACCACCAGATAATTCAGCAGGTTTGTGATGAGCTCTATCGGCTATTCCAAAATGGTCTAATAATTCTAATGCCTTCTTTTTTGCTTTTTTTGTAGGTTGGCGCATAATCAGAAGAGGCATCATAGTATTTTCAAGGGCAGTAAATTCAGGCATTAAATTATGCATTTGAAAAATAAAACCAATATGAGCATTCCTGAAAGAAGATAGATCATCATATGAATAAGGTGCAATATCCTGATGCAATATCTGTACACTGCCTCCTTGAAATGTATCAAGGCAACCAATAATATGGAGCAGTGTTGATTTACCTGCACCCGATGGACCCATGATAGAAACTATCTCCCCTTTATTAATACTTATACTAACATTTTTAAGGACAGTTAACGAACTGCTGCCATATCCATACTGTTTTAGTAAATTATCAGTTTTAATTACTATATTTTCAGAATATGTTTGTTGAATCATTGTACTATCCATTACGTTTATTCATATCGAATTGACTCAACAGGATGCAATCGTGATGCATGCCATGATGGCAATATAGCAGCAACTGTAGCAATAAAGATTGCAAGTATAGCAACAAGCATAACAAATTCCGGTTGAATCTGAGTGGGGAGCGAATCTATATAATATACATTTTTTGGTATCAAAGAAACAGGATAAAATATACCAAGATCAAATGTGATATAAATCCATGACATTAAACCATTAATAACACCTTCAACCCAGTGAATGATTGCCTCTAAATTTATTGCTGTTACCAGTCCTGTAATAACCCCAATTATTGCACCAATCAGTCCAATAAAAAATCCTTCCAGAATAAAAATTATCATTATTGAGTATGGTTGTGCTCCCATTGCTTTTAAAATGCCAATAGCTTTTCGTTTTTCCATAACCACCATTACCAAAGTACCCATAATAGTGAATGAAGCCGAAATAATTACTAAAAAAAGGATTATTGTCATAATAAGTTTTTCTAATTTCAATGCATAAAATAGATTCTGGTTTTGCTGTTCTGCAGTTATTACCTGATAGTCATACCCAATAATTCCCTGGATAATTGACGAAACTTTATCCATATCGTACACATCATGAAGTTTTAATCCAAGACCGCTAATTATATTACCAATACCAAATAAATTTTGAGACTGTGTAAGAGTCATGAGAATAAGTTTTGTGTCAAAATCATAATACCCTGTCTTAAAGAAAGCAGCAATTCTGTATCTACCAATTCCAGGCGTTATTCCTTCACGTGCTGTCAACCTACCCTTTGGGACAATGATTTCAATGTAATCTCCCAACCTCAGATTATAATTGAAAGCCATCTCTTCACCAATAGCAATTGCGTTGGTGCTTTTAAATTCTTTATCGCCTGCAGTGATAAATTTTGTTACATCTTGTGGAACTTCACCAGGTTTGCCATATCCACGGATGGCTACCGGGAAAATATATGATTTAACACGCACCAGCCCCTGCCCCTGGACAAATGGCAATATGGTTTTGATGTGTGCAACATTTTTAATTTTGTTCGATAGCTCATTGTAATTTGGTATTCCCTCACTATCGGTATCAGCATAGTAACGGCTTATTGTGACATGTGCATCGACATCAAGAATTTTATCGCGTATTTGACTTTGGAAGCCGGTCATTACAGACATCACTACAATTAACACAAACACTCCAATGGCAACAATGAATATGGAGAGAAATGTATTGAACGAAATAAACCCCTGAGATTTTTTAGCTTTGAGATATCGCCAGCCAATAAAAAGCTCAAACAAATGCATAGTAAATCCTTTTGATAAAAGTTTTTACGAATGTATTTGCTAATTTTATTTTGTCAATTAGTTATAGATAAAGTTACGAGTTATTTGTTTATTATTTACTACTTAACTGTTCATATAGTGTTTTTGCTAGTCCAAAATTTGCAGTTTTTGACATCTGGAGGGCATATTCATTATACAACATATCCTCAAATATTTCCTGAGCCATTCCACCATAGAGCAAATCGTTCTCTTTGTGGAGAGTTTTCCGCATCTCTTTCAGCATCTGGTAAACAAATAACGACTCCATTTCAATACATACATCCATTAGCTTTTTATCAACAGGTTTTTCACTTTGTTTTGCAATTGCATCATTGAGCATTGATTTGAATTCTGTAGATTTGCCTTGTAGCTTTTGCTCTATATATTTTTGTCTGTTAATTGAATTAACCGTTTTTTGGTTATCAATAATATTATTTATTGTTGTATCCATACAAACCTCACTGCACAATTAACTCAGCATGAAGGCATCCTGCCTGCTTCATTGCCTTTAAAATAGCAATAATATCCTGAGTGCTCATACCAATATAATTTAACGAATCAACAAGGTCTTTTACTGTTGCTGCATCTTTCAGTAAATACATGCTCCCCTTTTTACGTGTTTCTTCTATTGTAATTGTTATGCCCTGCTTACTTATTACAGCCTGAGAAACACGAATATCACCACCCATAACGATAGTACCATTGCGTTCATTAATAACAACACGCGCACTATATACAGGAACAATTTCAATATTTTCAACTTCAGCAATAAAATCGGTAGCAGAAACATTTTGTGGAATAGTACACTGTATGAAACCCTTATCAATAAGTGGTTGCGAATCTGGATATTTTTTTTCTATGGCAGTTTTAATTTCCCTTGCAACAGAAAAATCAAAATTTAAAAGTGAAAATCGTATTTTTCCATCTTTAACAATCTCAGGTAAGATTTCTTTTTCAACAATACCACCAGAAACTATCCTACCTATTGTTCCCCCTTTACGCTTATCACCGGCAATGGAAACAACACCCTGTGCCACTACATAAGTAATATCATCAGCACCCTTTAATGCTGATTGTAATAGCACACCATTTTCAAGTGATTTTGCATCACCAATGGAAGAAACAGTTACATCTATTCTATCACCAACTCGCACATACGGTGGAAGGGTTGCAGTTACAAGTACCGCAGCAATATTTTTTGAATTAATATTTTCATCATTAAGCCCAAGATTCTTTAATACATTTGAAAGCGAGCTCTGTGTTAATTTAACTTTACTATCGCCTGTACCCTGCAATCCTATAACAAGGCCATACCCATATACTTGATTTTCTTTCAGCCCATCAATTGTTACCAGATCTTTAATTTTTACTGGTACTTCAGCTTCAAGAGATGTTGCACAAAATATAATAACTACTATCACATACCATATTTTTAATGAAAAGTGTTTCATTGCTGTGTTAACTCACCTAAAATTCTTTGAAGATATTGAATTATGATCTGTTGTTTTTCCTGCTCGGTCAATGCTGATGAAGCTGTTTCACCTTCTTTCAATGGCGGTCGAGTTATCTGCACACCCTCTTTGATACCCTGTATCTGCAAAACCAAATTTGCAATATCGCTTGAATTAATTGTGCCACCCTTTATAGCTGCAGGGTTAACGATGCCAGCAACGTTGAAAACAGTTGTTACACCACTAAATGAAAACGTTTTGGTACCTGCAATTCTGAAGTTACCATTGTCAAGGCGTTGCTGCACTGTTGCTGCAATATACAGCGCAATATTACCGCGATGCTGTAGATTTGTGCTGTTATTCTTTGTTGCTTTTTTATTTGCATTTACCTGTGGCAGAAATGGCGTGATGTTGCCATCCGGGCTTGAAGTGACCGTAAACGAATCGTTATTAGCAAGTGTCAGCGTAAAGCGCATTTGCGAAATATCTGTTATTGCTACTGTAAAAATATCGCCTACCTTTATGGTATCCTGTGCAGTGTAAATATTTTTGTCTCTCCAGATTGTATCAGCATACAAAGATGGAACAATCACCAGAGCTATCGCCAACAAATATTTTTTCATAGATAACACTCTATACTATTATTACCAATTTTACCAATGACAGTTTTACCATTAAATAATGAAATTTTTATTTCGTCACCGGTTTTTCCACTTTGTAGTGCTTTACCTGTCATTTCTATCACTATTGATTTTTTAATTAGCCTGACAGTAACCACATCACCTTTAGCTACTATTAATTCATTTAAAATTGGCGATAGCTCCTTTGAAGAGCTATCGGGTATCAAGAAAACCTCAGGCTTTACCAGCTTGACTGCACTTCCGTTAACAATAGCAAGACCGCTTACAACATTTTTTAATGATTGATACACTTCATTTCGAGTAATATATCCGTCTTTGAGTGCATCGTTAGTTATATTTACTTTTTTTACTGCTTCAGCTTCATCACCATCTACTATCGCAATATCATCAACTGTAACTATTTCTTTAGCTAAAATAGTTGATTTTAAATACACCACTACATCTGCATACAACAACGAATGTGCAAAAAATATAATGAGCGTTAATAATAGTATCCTATTCATTATCGCTTTAATCCAATTGCAGTACCTAACATGTTATCAGATGTCTGAATGGCTTTTGAATTGATTTCATATGCACGCTGAGCAACAATCATATTAACCATCTCTTCAACTACCTTTACATTGGACATTTCTAAAAAACCTTGATGCGTACGTGCCATTCCATCAATCCCCGGAGGGCCAGCTATTTCTTCCCCCGATGCAGGTGTTGTTTTATATAAATTGCCACCAATGTTCTGCAACCCTGCAGGGTTAACAAATCGCGCTATCTCAAGCTGGCCAACTTCAATGGGATCATCATCACCAACTATTTTTACAGTAATCCTCCCATCCTGACTTATGGATAATGTTTCCATAATAAAATTTTCTGGCAACACAATTGGTGGTTCAAGTAAATAACCGTTGGAAGTAACAATCTGTCTGTTTGAATCTATTTTGAAAGAACCATCACGAGTATACGCTATTGTTCCATCATAGAGTTGCACTTTAAAAAATCCCTCACCTTCAAGCGCAATATCAAGCTTATTACCAGTTGCCTGCAAACTTCCCTGATCAAACAGCTTCTGGGTTGCTGCAACCTTTACACCATGACCCACTTGAATGCCTGTTGGCACTTCACTTATTTCAGTTGCTGGTGTGCCAGCCATTAGGACGGTTTGGTATATTAAATCTTCAAATTCAGCTCTGATCTTTTTGAAACCTGTTGTGTTAACATTGGACAAATTATTGGATATCGTATCTATATTAAATTGCTGTCCTATCATCCCTGATGCAGCAGTCCATAATGAACGCATCATATAAACACCTCGTTACAATAAAATAGTGTACTTTTATGTACTTTTCGGCATATTTATTTTATTGCTTTATAGAAATGATTGACAAATGAGCTATAAAAGGGTAACAGCGTAGAAGATATAAACAATTATTTGTAACTTTAATACTATATTCAACACACAGTATAAAAATAAAGGAGACACTTATGAAATTAAAAAAAGTGATAGTTTTATTTGTTATTGGACTGCTATTTGCTGCTTGTTCAAGTGTGGATAAGAAAAGTAATTCCTCCAACACATCAACTTCATCACCTAAAAATGGTCCAGGAAAAATCTACTGGGACGACAAATCTTTAAAAGGTGAAGGAAATTTTACTAATGGAGCAAAAACTGGCAAATGGATTTTGTACCATAAGGGTACTGGCGAAAAATTAGCTGAAGGGGAATATGTAGACGACAAACAGCAAGGATTCTGGACATATTATCATAAGAATGGAGCAAAAAGCCTTGAGGGTAATTTTGACCAAGATCAAAAAACAGGAGAATGGATAGCATATTATCCTGAAGGCCCTATCATGTGGAAAGCTACCTTTGTTATAAAGCAAAAAACTGAAAGTGGCTTTACCATGAGAGTTGGTAGCATTGAAGGTACAAAGACATGGTTTTATCAGTCAGGAAGAATCTGGAAGGAAGAGCAGTTTACTAATGGTGAACAGACAGGAAGAAGCCAGGAATACTATGAAAACGGCAATCCAAAAATTATTGCATGGTATAAGGCAGGACAGCTTGATGGACAATGTAATAAATGGTATGAAAATGGCAAAAAATTAGAAGAAGGCACATATAAGGAAAACAAGAAAAACGGTAATTTTAAATTTTATTTTGATAATGGACAGGTTTCTGCTACTGGAAGTTTTATAATGGATAAACCTGAAGGTGACTGGAAATTCTATTCAAAAGAAGGTCTATTGCAAAAAGAAGGCAAATATAAGGATGGCAAAGAAATTGGTTTATGGAATTTCTACATGTATCCAACCAAAGTACAAAGAATAAAAATAATGGAATTGCCTCTACAGGGTGGGATGATAGATAATACCAATGAAAGTGCAAAATTATATAATGAGAAAGGTCAACTTATTGGTTTTGGCCAGTTAACTGGAATTCCAAAAGGCATATATACAATAATGAAAGATGGAAAACCAGCTGGTGAAATGTCATCATCATCTGTACCAGCTGATGATGTTAAAGAAAAAGTTACATATATTTGGACAGGAAAATGGGAAACTCCAAAGAAAAACGGTAAGTGGACTGAATATTATCCTGGCACAAAGAATATAAAATTGGAAGCAACATATTTAATGGATAAATTAAATGGTTCGTATAAAGAATTTTATCCAAATGGTAAAATAAAATCCGAAGGTGAATATTTAAATGACAAGATGAATGGTGAATGGAAAGTATATAAACCAGATGGATCACTGGATGATGCACAGTCGGGCAAGTACATGCTTGGTAAAAAAATGAGTTTTTAATATGTTCAGCAAATATATAAAAAGTTGACTATCATTGTACTGTGATTTATAATATGTTTTCACTTATTTGAATAAGTGCATTTTTGTTGTACATGGGGTTGTCTTATTTTGTGACAGCCCCTATTACTTTTTATCCAATATATTTCGTAATTTCTTAGCTAAATCTAACATTGAAAAAGGCTTTTGTAAAAAATTTGTTTCTTTGTTTATTATATGCTCATAAAGCATTATATCTGTATAACCTGACATAAACAAGCACTGTATATCAGGCTTGATTTGTTTAATTTTTTCATAAAGTTCAACACCATTCATCTGTGGCATTACCAAATCAGTAAGTAGCATGTCAATTTCATTGCTTTTTGTTTTCATTATATCAATAGCCTCAGAAGGTGAACTGGTTATAATTACTTTATACTGTAGCCTCTCCAGCATTATCTGAATCATTTTCAACAGTGATTGTTCATCCTCTACAACCAGCAATGTTTCTCCATTACCAAGAGGTTTTTCATCAATTTTGATTTCATCCTTAATAGTATCTGGAGTTACGTATCGCGGTAAATAAATCTTAAAAGTGCTTCCAATTCCTTTTTCGCTGTATACGGTAATAAATCCATTATTTTGTTTGACTATACCATACACCGTTGACAATCCTAATCCAGTACCTTTACCAATTTCTTTAGTTGTAAAAAATGGGTCAAAGATTTTATTAATAATCTCTTTATCAATACCGCACCCATTGTCACTTACCGAAAGTACCACATATTCACCAGGCAGGCAATCTGTAATATCCCTGCAGTAGTCTTCATCAAGAAGCATGTTCTGTGTATGTATAGTAATAATGCCATTATCACTAATCGCATCACGAGCATTTATACATAAATTTGCTACTATCTGGTTAACCTGAGTTGGGTCAATGAGTACATTCCAAAGTTGAGGATGTGGATTAAATCGTAATTCAATATTCTCGCCAATTAATCGTTGTAACATCTTCAACATATTTCCTACAACGTCGTTGATATTTATCACATGGGGCTCAGTGATTTGCTTTCGTGCAAAAGTTAAAAGTTGTCGGGTGACATCAGCTGAACGCTTTGCTGCGCTTATAATTTCATTTAAATATATTTCCAGATCCTTTTTATTATCTATTTGCATTAATGCTAACTGTGCATTTCCCATTATTACTTCAAGCATGTTGTTGTAATCATGAGCAACACCCCCTGCCAACCTGCCAATTGATTCAAGTTTTTGAGCCTGTATGAGCTGTTCTTTTAATCTATCTCTTTCTTCTTCAGCTTTTTTCCTTTCGGTTATGTCAATATATAAGGTAGCAATATATGCTGGGTTCTTGTCACTATCATATAATACAAACCTATTGGCCATCCACCACTTAATGCCTGATTTATGATGTAGAGCAACTTCAACTGGTTCAACTTTTCCTTCTTTAATAGCCTCTCTATCTCCCCTAAGCAGTTTTTCAGCATCCTCTTTAGGAAAAACATCGTAGGGAGTTTTGCCAAGCCAATCTTCTTTTTTTAATTCCATAACCCTTTCCCACTCATCATTTAAATAAATATATCTTCCCTGCAAATCGCGTATGACAACAACAAGTGGGAGATTTTTCATAAACAATGAAAATTTTTCTTCTGATTCTTCTATCTTTTTTGCAGCTATCTTAATATCAGAAATATCTTTAAAAACAGTTGCAAACTGTCCCTTTTGTGGTGAAAACACTGAGATAATAAAATATTTATTCATTGGCTCATAATATGTTTCAAAAACAGTTGATTTACCAGTTAAAGCTACTTCTTTGTATATTTCAAAAAAAGGTGGTTTTTCTGTGTTATATACTTCTGTTGCTAATTTATACAACACATCTTCCTTTTTTAATGATAGAATTTGTTCATATTGCGGGTTGACATCTATAATTCTATAATTTACGGGATTATTGTTTTCATACACAAGCTCATGCAGGCAAATTCCATCATTGGAATGAATAAATATATTTTTGAATTTTTCTTCGCTTATTCGCAGTATTTCTTCTATTTTTCTGCGTTCAGTTATATCATGGGCTATGGCATAAGCTATTCCAAGTGATGTAACAGGATGTGAATTCCACTCTAACCATCGATATGTTCCATCTTTGCAACGATACCTGTTTTCAAATGTTATTAGATCATTTCCTTTGAGTAAATCATTTTGAATTACATGCAATGTTTTTTCAATATCATCAGGGTGTATAAATTCTAAGAATGGCCTTGACAGTAGCTCTTCCTGTGTATATCCCAGTGTTTTTTCAAATGCGGGATTAACCATTAAAAATGTTGCCGTGTGTAAATCTGTAATGCATGCTAAATCCTTAGTTAAAAGAAATAGATTTTTATAAGACTCCTCCTTTTCTTTATGGAGTTGAATTTCGTATACTATCTGGGATAATATGGTTACCCTGCTAATGTCTATCGGAGAATATTCCTTACTGATAGTGCCAACTCCTAAAATTGCAACTAATGAATTATTAATGAAGACAGGGATAAAAAGTTCACTTAATGGTTTTGAAATATTTGTAACTTTACAGCTAAAGTATTGTGATTCTTTATTATTTATAACCGGTTTTTTAGTTTCCTTACATTCATTCCACAATTTTTCATAATCTATACTGCAATCAATGGTATTATCAATGCAAAATGAGTGGAATGAATCTGGTGATACAATATTTGTTAATTCACCGGTTTTATTATAATAGTATTTATAACAAACAAAACAACTTACCTGGCTATCAGTAATATCTGCAATCAATTTTAACGCATATTGGATAAATTCCTCTTTAGAATGCTGCATTGAGTAGTTGATGAATCGTATTCTGATTTCGGATAATAGCTGAAAAAAACTTTCTTTTGTTCTATCCTGAATAATAATGACTGTACCCAGAATATTTCCTTCATTATTTTTTATTATTGTACCTTTAAAATCTATAGGAATCACTGTATTATTTCGTGAAAGAAGAACAGTTGTATAGTAATCTCCTTGAAATGAACCTTTGAGTATAGATTGATAGATATCATCATTAGATATTAATAAATTTTTATTAATAATATTAAGAACATCACCAACGTATTTTCCTTTAACATCTTCGTACTGCCAGCCAGTCAATAATTCAGCAATATAGTTGAATATCTCAATGTTTCCATTGCTGTCGGTGACAACAATTGCATCCCCTATTGATTCCAGAATTAGTTTGTATTGCAAAAATTGTCTTAGTTGTTCACTTTTAGCATCGGAAAG is a genomic window containing:
- a CDS encoding PAS domain S-box protein; the encoded protein is MIESKLQQLSRLFNISIIPRKIIIILGIILFCILAFSIALLYIQFETVRTHSVYRLSSNAKIKKDGIQNWIKDQIDDITLLINSNMFTVLSKNYLSNPDKEKYGQLWQLLNFYAKNNDIYDILIVSANHSIIFTLHHTVEKLSAESILFLNTCKTQKKITVTDLHYDYPESNLHISLIAPLFVNENVLPSYFLICISRAQDYLLPLLSQWAAGVTQSAETVLIQKRTRQVYSFNIKNHNPQFIIFKIDSLKKDNVIYQSFNGKCGLLFGYDNDSNKVLAYSLFIPDIEWVVITKQNYSVILSQWFNVFFLTLIVAVLSIGLVIAYIIIYTKNNEKLYFQKLSDAKSEQLRQFLQYKLILESIGDAIVVTDSNGNIEIFNYIAELLTGWQYEDVKGKYVGDVLNIINKNLLISNDDIYQSILKGSFQGDYYTTVLLSRNNTVIPIDFKGTIIKNNEGNILGTVIIIQDRTKESFFQLLSEIRIRFINYSMQHSKEEFIQYALKLIADITDSQVSCFVCYKYYYNKTGELTNIVSPDSFHSFCIDNTIDCSIDYEKLWNECKETKKPVINNKESQYFSCKVTNISKPLSELFIPVFINNSLVAILGVGTISKEYSPIDISRVTILSQIVYEIQLHKEKEESYKNLFLLTKDLACITDLHTATFLMVNPAFEKTLGYTQEELLSRPFLEFIHPDDIEKTLHVIQNDLLKGNDLITFENRYRCKDGTYRWLEWNSHPVTSLGIAYAIAHDITERRKIEEILRISEEKFKNIFIHSNDGICLHELVYENNNPVNYRIIDVNPQYEQILSLKKEDVLYKLATEVYNTEKPPFFEIYKEVALTGKSTVFETYYEPMNKYFIISVFSPQKGQFATVFKDISDIKIAAKKIEESEEKFSLFMKNLPLVVVIRDLQGRYIYLNDEWERVMELKKEDWLGKTPYDVFPKEDAEKLLRGDREAIKEGKVEPVEVALHHKSGIKWWMANRFVLYDSDKNPAYIATLYIDITERKKAEEERDRLKEQLIQAQKLESIGRLAGGVAHDYNNMLEVIMGNAQLALMQIDNKKDLEIYLNEIISAAKRSADVTRQLLTFARKQITEPHVININDVVGNMLKMLQRLIGENIELRFNPHPQLWNVLIDPTQVNQIVANLCINARDAISDNGIITIHTQNMLLDEDYCRDITDCLPGEYVVLSVSDNGCGIDKEIINKIFDPFFTTKEIGKGTGLGLSTVYGIVKQNNGFITVYSEKGIGSTFKIYLPRYVTPDTIKDEIKIDEKPLGNGETLLVVEDEQSLLKMIQIMLERLQYKVIITSSPSEAIDIMKTKSNEIDMLLTDLVMPQMNGVELYEKIKQIKPDIQCLFMSGYTDIMLYEHIINKETNFLQKPFSMLDLAKKLRNILDKK